A single region of the Anaerolineales bacterium genome encodes:
- a CDS encoding SMP-30/gluconolactonase/LRE family protein, translating to MIRQPDLNPEGVEWDAAAGQFLVGSLGNGKVYAITDEGVATPLVEDDAVKVAVGIEVDAKGGRLLVCSSEREAFTNPLAKTKIALGIYDLKTGERLHLVDLTKIGGESRHFANDVAVDGEGNAYVTDSTQPHIYKVTPNGEASLFVKDARFQNPFLGLNGIVAHPDGYLLVALAGGGKLYKITLEAAPVVTEVTLRQAERFDGLILTPEGVLIGVSSGRVIRLESDDAWATATMTGEAKKHPATTVAYRDGEVYALWAHLSENPQPEAYELVRVVFP from the coding sequence ATGATTCGCCAGCCGGATTTGAACCCGGAAGGCGTTGAATGGGATGCCGCCGCCGGACAGTTCCTCGTTGGCTCATTGGGAAATGGCAAGGTTTATGCCATCACCGATGAGGGGGTAGCCACTCCACTGGTAGAGGATGATGCAGTGAAAGTCGCCGTTGGCATTGAGGTTGACGCCAAAGGGGGACGCCTGCTGGTATGCAGTTCGGAACGGGAGGCGTTCACCAATCCCTTAGCAAAAACAAAAATCGCCCTCGGCATCTATGATTTAAAGACGGGCGAACGGCTGCACCTCGTTGATCTGACGAAAATTGGCGGGGAATCGCGCCACTTTGCCAACGATGTCGCCGTTGATGGGGAGGGAAACGCCTACGTCACGGACTCGACCCAACCCCATATTTACAAGGTAACCCCCAATGGAGAGGCGTCTTTGTTTGTGAAAGATGCTCGCTTCCAAAATCCCTTTTTGGGGTTGAACGGAATCGTTGCTCACCCTGATGGGTATCTCTTAGTTGCCCTTGCTGGAGGCGGGAAACTTTACAAGATTACTTTGGAGGCAGCGCCCGTTGTCACCGAGGTAACCCTTCGGCAAGCTGAACGCTTTGATGGGCTGATTTTGACGCCTGAGGGGGTGCTGATCGGCGTTTCTAGTGGGCGGGTAATTCGCTTGGAAAGTGATGATGCGTGGGCAACAGCGACGATGACGGGCGAGGCGAAAAAACATCCCGCGACGACGGTTGCCTACCGCGATGGGGAGGTCTACGCGCTGTGGGCGCATCTTTCCGAAAACCCGCAGCCAGAAGCCTATGAGCTTGTGCGGGTGGTCTTTCCGTAA